The Vicia villosa cultivar HV-30 ecotype Madison, WI linkage group LG1, Vvil1.0, whole genome shotgun sequence genome includes a region encoding these proteins:
- the LOC131593617 gene encoding putative F-box/LRR-repeat protein 23 → MATCSIPPKQAKCDSKMEPNWLELPIDITSNILQRLSTTEIVTIACHLCPLWWKICKDPLMWRTVHITNPRNATYNHEEKQKICHFAVKRSCGHLEDINIAYFATDDLLDSIAENANIRCLRLVRCLNISNKGFSEAVRKLPRLEELDISYSNLSNSLDVIGRSCPLLKSFKFAGGFEFQRHFSAEVSFVIAKTMKELRHLDIQGSKLSNDGLLSILDKCRLLESLNIRGCSNIDFTGSLRKRCIEQIRSVQSPRFNDEDYTSEDNDSDFDVLFVDSDEDGY, encoded by the exons ATGGCAACTTGTTCTATTCCTCCAAAGCAAGCAAAATGTGATAGCAAAATGGAGCCAAATTGGCTTGAACTTCCTATAGACATCACATCAAACATACTCCAGAGGCTTAGCACCACAGAAATTGTGACAATTGCATGCCATCTTTGTCCTCTGTGGTGGAAAATATGCAAAGATCCTCTCATGTGGCGCACCGTTCACATAACCAATCCAAGGAATGCAACCTACAATCACGAAGAAAAGCAAAAGATTTGTCACTTTGCTGTTAAACGAAGTTGTGGTCATCTAGAAGATATTAATATTGCATACTTTGCCACCGATGATCTCCTTGATTCCATAGCAGAGAA TGCCAATATAAGATGCTTGAGGCTTGTAAGGTGTCTGAATATTTCAAATAAAGGATTCAGTGAAGCTGTGAGGAAACTTCCACGGTTAGAGGAGCTGGACATTTCATACTCCAACCTATCGAATTCTCTCGATGTTATTGGCCGTTCTTGCCCACTTTTAAAATCCTTCAAATTTGCAGGAGGGTTTGAATTCCAGCGTCATTTTTCTGCTGAAGTTAGTTTTGTTATTGCTAAAACAATGAAAGAACTACGTCATCTTGATATTCAAGGAAGTAAGCTCTCTAACGATGGATTGCTTTCAATTCTAGACAAGTGTCGTCTTCTTGAATCTCTCAACATACGAGGTTGTTCTAATATTGATTTCACTGGAAGTTTGCGGAAAAGATGCATTGAGCAGATCAGATCTGTTCAGTCGCCGCGGTTTAATGATGAAGACTACACTTCTGAAGATAATGATTCCGATTTTGATGTTTTATTTGTAGATTCAGATGAAGATGGTTATTGA